The sequence below is a genomic window from Gadus morhua chromosome 12, gadMor3.0, whole genome shotgun sequence.
GCTCCccagttaaaacaaaaacaaattccGATGAATCTCCTGATGTTCCGGTAAGTTAAAGCGATAAATCATGCATTGTTACAAATGTAAACGAACCTGATCAATAAATCGCCAGTAGTCGTAGTAGAGTACAACATGTGATTTCGCGTGACAATGTTGGTGTTCACGTGGCTGTTAAGTCTAGCCAGAGTGCTGGCTGAAGTCAAGTCTTTCGATAGTTTGTAAACAGTTGGGTGTTTTAAATACATATTGAAAAAACAAAAGGACCAAATACAAAGCATTATGGCTTGTGGAATCCTATCTAAAATATAATCTAATATAAAACATAGGTCTATAAACGATTTCAGCCTACATTCTTTCCTTTCCCAAACATTTTGTCCTGCAGGCCACCCCATCCACCGCCCACAGAACAAGACGTGCAGCGAAACAATCGCAAAACTCTGAGGAAGAATCCAGAAATCAGCCTCGGGAGAGCTCCGTAGAGTCCATCCCGTCTTCACAGAACAGACGGCCGCTCAGAAGATGCACGAAGCATTCCCGGCTTCACAGTCCGCCGCAGCCCTCCACCCCAGCAGACTCCGACATGGAGTCCGGCTGCTCTGCCCTGTCCGACAGCGAGCCTCAACCCCACAGCACCAAGAATATGGACGGTAAGGCCCAGCCACCCCCCACAACTAGCCAGGAGGGAGAGGCGGGCTCCGAGGCGGAGTCGTGCTCGTCGCCGGCGTCCGAAAAGCGGCGAACACGCCGGAGTATTCGAGCGAGGAAAACCCCGGAAAAACCCTGCACGTCCCAGAGTGACCTAGGGGAACAGGAGGCCAGCGCCCAGAGGGCCACCCGGAGCACCCGAAGGAGCACCCGCACCAGGGCGTCGGCGAAGACGCCGGGGGAATACAGCGAACTCTCGGATGCCGACAGCTGCGCGTCCGGCTTTGCCGAAGGCCCGCCGTCCACCGTCCGAGCGACCCGTTCGGCCCGGCGCGCGCCCCTCAGCCAACCCATCCCCCTCCACCTGGACGCGGCCTCGGAGGGCTCGCAGTCCCCCGCCCGCCGCACCAGGGGTAGACCCCGAGCCTCCGACCTGTCCTGCGACTCCGAGGGGTTCGAGTCCGGGCCGAGCACGCCGTCGCGCCGCAGCACCCGCGTCGGCGCCCggtccgccgccgccaccgacTCTGACTCTGAGGTCCTCCAGGCGACCCTGGTCCAGAGCAGAGAGGCCAGGCTCTCTGTGGTCCTGGAGAGGGTTGTGGCGGCGGAGCCCGGCGAGGGCCCGCTGAACGAGTCCACGCTAGAGGACACGGTGGTGGAGGATAAGACGGTCACCTTGGCCGAAGACGAGGAGCTGGagcttggggaggaagacgcgACGAATGCCGACGTCAAGTCCGTCTGCGACGCGCCAGAGGCGGCTGAGACGATCCGGGTCGGACAGGAGGGCAGTGTGGCGGTGTCTGTGGCGCCCGGCGACAGCGCGATggaggacgccgccgccgaggCACCGCCGTCGACGGAGGGCATCGAGGGGGGGGTCTCCGGCGAGAACGAGGACGTGACGTCCTCGGCAGGCGGTGAGGTGACCGCCGATGACCAGCAGACGGAGGAAGAGCCGCCAACGACCCAGGAAGCGCCGCCAACGACCCAGGAAGCGCCGACAACGACCCAGGAAGCGCCGCCAACGACCCAGGAAGCGCCGCCAACGACCCAGGAAGCGCCGCCAACGACCCAGGAAGCGCCGCCAACGACCCAGGAAGAGCCGCCAACGACCCAGGAAGAGCCGCCAACGACCCAGGAAGAGCCGCCAACGACCCAGGAAGAGACGCCAACGACCCAGGAAGTGACGCCAACGACCCAGGAAGAGCTTCCCCAGGAACAGGAAGTGCCACCGTCGGtgcaggaggagacggaggcggCCTCAAAACCAATAGAAATAGAGGACATGGAGGTGGACGCCTCAGACAAAGAAGCCCGGCAGGAAGAAGGCTCGGACCAGGCCATCGTGCCGGAAGCCGAACAAGCCGAAGACCCGCCCATTCAAGTGACCAGCAGCCAGGAACCCAAGGTCAAAGTGGAGCCCTTCCCGGAGCCCGCCCCCCAACGCCCCGATGTGGTGGTCCAACAGAAGACGGCGGTCATCAGCCTGCTGGACAGcagtgaagaagaggaggatgatgaagaggtAGGCGATGACTGCGTGAttcaggaggaggacgacgacgacaaggTGGAAATTGTGGAGAGGGCGGGTCCTTCAGCGCTTCCCGACGCCGCGGGGGCCGGCGGTCTGTTCATGATTGACACGCGGCCCGGGCAGGAGGCGGACCTGCAGTACCtcaaggagggaggggaggaagaggacgaggacgaggaggaggactttGTGGACGAAGAgggggaggacgacgacgacgaataCAACCGAATGCTCTTCTATAATGGGAATCCTCAGACGTAAGTCGTATGAAATGTAAGGTGTATGGCTCACGGCGTGGTGTCTGGACACACCGCAGTCGGTGGTGACCTGCATGCATATCGGCAAGAAATGCACCGTCCAAATGTTAAACACTGATAAAGCTTTGATTGTGGCTGGCAAATGCACCCCAGAGACTTGTAAATGCTCCACCTGTTGGCTTTGGCTTTTTCTGAGTCTGCACGCAGgtttatacaaacacacacacacacactatatagcCCCACTCCACACACTCCTATCTCATGAAATGCAGAATGGAGAAATGAGTCGTGACGGCAGCGTATGAAGTATCTTTCTCTCCGCTTTGCCCATTTGTTCCAGGAAGGAGTGTTCCACTCGTATTGACCCGGGCCTGAGAGCGAAGGAGCTCGGGGGATTATACATCAATTTCGATGGCAGCAAATCAAAACCTGTCTCCAACTCGCTGCGAAACCTGAAGGATCCAAAGATCCAAGATGAGGTAAATAACTTTCATtgattccccctccccccctcccccaaccacaTCCTGCTCTTCCTTTTTTTGAAGGTGATCCGGGATGCAGACCGGGTAATGAATTGTGTATGCAAGAGTGTGTCACTtcaaacacccccccctcccccctagagaAATGGCGTTTCTTCACGGTGTGACTCAAATCCGGTTTGACATTGGCCGTGTATCCTTGCTTGCGCTGTTTGTGCTGAGTTTAccctgcctcctctccctccgtccccaGGCGATGAAGAACAGCGTGTTGGGCCCCGAGTTTGAGAAGCAGAGCGCGGCGCCTGCCTACAACGAAGCCAAGCGGAGCTTGAAACTCAAACGCAAAGTAAGACGGCCGTGTGTTGTTTGAAAAGCTTGGGGTTGTCAAACGCCGTTCAGCGGTGACACTGCGCATTACCATTCAGCCGGCGGGCTCGATATTCGGTCTGGTGTTGTGAGGCCACTTGGTGTTTTGTTGTACCAGGGTTTTAAACCCCGTGGCGGTCGCCCTTGAGCAGGatctgtaaccccccccccccccccccccacctgcgcTATCGACTCGTATCTGCATTCAGCGCGGGCCGCGGTGAATGCAAACCATAGGGGCGTGTGACTCACCGGCTACCTGCCCCGTCCTGTCACAGGAGGAGCGCGACAAGTCGACCGGCGACGGTTGGTTCAACATGAAGGCCCCCGAGCTCACGCCGGAGCTCAAGGCCGACCTCAAGGTCATCAAGATGAGGGGTGCCCTGGACCCCAAGCGCTTCTACAAGAAGAGCGACCGCGACGGCCTGCCCAAGTTCTTCCAGGTGAGTGGCGCCCGTCCTATGACGGTGACATGACTCACTCCGATACCAGTGTCGGAAATCGGCAAAAAAGTACACAAGCCTATGTGCCGATCCAATTCCATCATGTGACAAGCTCATCAGCTTAATTACCAGAACACAAATCTATTATTATAATGATGGATTACAAATGTAAATGATCTAGAAAATAAATGTGTCGACAGTAAGTGAAGCGTCGACACATTTCTgtcatcgtaagagaacccttcaatcaGAACAAGGGCTCTTAGTAGTTACATTCCTTGATGCTGTATATACTCTGTATCGGCCCATACTCAAGATCAGGAATGGGTTTCGGGAAGGGAAATGGTATCGGAATATCGTACACGCATCCCTGTCACCGTGCTcctcagtttttgttttgtcttcccACGGCGCTCGTCTGATCAGCATTCATTCTTCAAACCATGAGGTTGTGCTCATGATGTCGTGAGTGAACGAGTTTGAACTTGTGTCGTGGTAGGTCGCTACCGTGATGGACAGCCACGTGGACTTCTTTCATTCCCGGCTTCCGAAGAAGGATCGGAAGAGGACCATGGCGGAGGAGCTGATGGCCGACTCAGAGTTCAGACGGTAGGCTTATTATCCGAGGAACACTGATTTATACCAAGTTGAACCCTATTCATGGCCACGCCTGTCCTGTTGTCCAACTCCATACATGTTTCTATAATGTAATATGCAACATTTCATTTTGGAATACCTGGGGATTTCAGAGGCATTTAAACGTTTTATATTGTGCCGATAAAGACCATGTGTCCCTGAGAAAGACGCCCGGCCTGTTCTGCTCATGCAGTCTACTCCTCTTTTAGCTTGTTCTAAAGATAGTCTGTTTCTCTCCATCCCCAGGAAAAACAAGAAGAAGTACCTGGAGATCATGGCAGAAAAGACTGCGGCTGCTGCCGGCCGCTCTAAAAAGAAGAGGTTTAGTCAGAAGAAACCAGCAGCGGTCTGAGCGGGTCCAGGCATTCAGATCATAGTTATCTCACGCCTTCATTCATAATGTAAACCAGACTCCCAAAGAGAGGCTTAGCCATAAGCCTTCTGGGTCCTATATAATATAAAGAGTGTTTAGCATCAAGAATATGATACATGCTTCCAGGATTGAATAATTGCTAACATGTGTATTAAGTACACAGGTTTACTAAGTTGAGTGCATTTTTtattaatgaataaaaatatGTACACTCATATGATTATTCAATGGAAACGATTGTACTGTATAACTGGATGTTTGGCCACCAATAATCAATCTTGCAATAAAGTTTTTAGGTGTGCATTTTTTATTGTCTGCTATGATTTGGCCTATTATACATGTAATTCAGAAGTTTTCAAAGACATGGTCCTGTAAAAATGTTTTAACATCAGCTCGAACACAATTGCACAATCTATACAAAAAACAATGTTGAGCCCCTAATACTTAAAGGTGTTACATGAGATAAATGCTGTTAAAGTGTCGTATTTCTTTACAATTAGTTTGCAACTAATAAGATGGGATGAAAGCTGCGCTTTCCACCACAAACCTACTGGACCGAAGGTGACTTGATGCAGGCGTAGTGGAAACGTTTATTGCTCCATCGCCATCCCTTCGTCAGTCTTCTGTGGAAACGGGGATGTTCCATGAGCCGGCGGTGGTCGGGGTCTGTCAGTCATCGTGGGTGGCCTTCTGGTACATACTCTGGTAGATCTTGCCGAGGCTTTCCTCGAAGGCCAGTCTGTGAGGCCGGGGGAAGCCGTCTCGGGACCCCTGTTTGCTGCCGTAGATCCCCCCAGCCCATCCTCCTGGACTATCGCTACAGAGGCAGAGATTAAATACTCAAATCATAGCTCCTATATCCCCCCTACAGACCCTTTAACGATATTGGGCTATGACTCACTTAATATCTGAAATAAATGTTAGGTGTGCGAATGGCAGCCAGAATGACTCTTAAAATTAGCACTTTTCTATCAATATATTTCCTGTGCCATTATCGACCGGGTGGGGATGACAGAGGAAACGGGGTGGAGAAGAGAAGGAATGACATGTAACATAGGACAACATGTGGGAATCAAACCTTAGTCGCTACAAGGTGCATTGCCTTCCTACCAATATACAGTATAGCGCTATTCTAACCAGTTGCCAATCGAAACGCATTACAATGAATGCCTTCGCAATCACCCTGTCCAGTCCCACACTGACGTCGAGGTCAACCATGCAAGAAAACAGCCCTTTATATTGTCTGAGCAAGGTTACAAGACAAACtggctctaccacctgagctccTGAAACCATGAAGGAAATGAAAAGTGTGTGTTGAACTTTTTTAAGGAGGCAAACAGAGTGGAGCAGAGCAGTGGGTCTTCTACCTGTCCCGTGGGGCCGGGGGGCCACAGTCAGCTCCACCACAGAAATCCCCGCTCCTCTCttgcctctcctccttctcctcctccgtctgcaGTCACAAGACAACCAACAGCTTGACAAACACTCGAGAGGAACAGTCGCCCACCATGACAATGTCAACAGACGAGGGCTTCTGTGTATAGATGTTATCGCACTTTGGGAAACAAGTTCAGGATATGACTTATTACATATGACGAACCCAACCCTCATATGTTTAAGTTTGGGACTTGACACTAATTCATCCGGTGTTTAAAGGTGGGAGTCTAAATAAGGGGTGGGCTTTCTGAATACCAATAAGACAAAGTTCTTTGCATCACTGTTGCAGCTTTCTGATGCTTCTTACGTTCCAAGGTCAGCAGAGAAATAACTGGGAAAATGTTTCTcttacaaataaatacaacttcAGACCTTATAATCATGGATTATTAGTATCTACCGAGTGTGCTGCTGGTGCTACGGCGCTCTGACCACAGTCAAAGGTCAAGGGGTCACAGGTCACTCACAAGGCGTTTGGGACTTGCTCCGTGGGTCTGTAGAATCCTCTGGACCCGGCTGTGGATCTGCTCCCACTGCGATGGGCCGGAGGGACTGCAGTGCAACCTGTGGGAGACAGTTGGAAACTTTTTACTAAACTTTTCCTTGTCACTATTTTGTCATTTTAGCAGACCTCCTCCATCCGAAGCGACTTGAAGGGAATTCAGACGTCTTaaatagggctgggtatcgtggcCAACTTCCTAAATCGATCCGATTTCGATTCATAAGGTTCTGAATGGATTAATCACAATTCGATTCGATTTaatctgctcttaaataatgaaaatggctcaactgtgttacaaaatacaaatgtactttattttttctctacACCTTAAAACAACAGGCTTTAAGTGCAAACTTGAAAATTGGACAGTTTAAACAGTTTAAACTTAAACTTTAAAATTGCAAGTGAAAGTGTACTTGAACTATAacattccatcactgcaaattGTATTAAGGCATTGCTTattaaagtgcaaaaataataataacagaaaataaataaaaaatctatCTCATGCCCTATGAATCGATATTGCACAATTTAAATGAAATCAATCCAAAATCTATTAAATCGatttttttacccagccctagtcTTAAAtgagctggtaggggttagggtaTCCGGCTCAAGGATGCAGACATCAGGTTAGGCTgaggacattggggattgaaccctgGACCTTTTGCCTGGGGCTCCAACATCCTAAACTCTACACTACCCTGGGAGAGAGAAAAGTGTGTAACAAGAGCAAGCTAAAGATGGTGTTTCATAGCCAAGGTCATTATGGTCTACATTCACAATAATTTGTTCCAACTGCCTGTTCAGGACTGAGATGGACGTCCGGACTGAAAAGGACAAGAAAGATTTCCCTGTCGACCTGGAATGAGCTGCCAAAATACTCTAAACTGACTGATCTCCTCTCCCGTCCCGATTTCAAAAACCACCAGAAAGATTTGGAGCATCAGAAAATGATTGCCTGTCGTCTTTGCACTTGAAACAtcaattttctttttattattcggTGTATCGCTAAAACGTTGTATATTCTGGGAACATACAACGTCCCTTACTGCATTATACCCCTTGCTGTGCTGCCCTTTTTGgagaaatataaaaatacatttaaaaaacaggCCAACGCCCATCACACACTGAGACGCAAAGTGTCGGTTCTGTCCACTAGTCTGTGCTGTATACTAGCAAAAGACGGAGGTATCGCCGTGACAACCTGGCTCAAACCAGCCTCATCCACTTGACAcattcttttcttcttttgttttttgcaCATCATGAAAACGAAATACAGTCTACCACATAAATGGCAATACTTCCTTTGACCAAAATCAATGTTGgcatccttacacacacacacacacacacacacacacacacacacacacacacacacacacacacacacacacacacacacacacacacacacacacacacacacacacacacacacacacacacaaacacacacacacacaaaccaacagaaAGAAAGCAATTTCACAATTTATAGAGCCAAGTTTGCATTTAAACTACAGCCATGAACGCTCGGCATCAATACGTTATAAATGAATTCTGTCTgttgagaaaataaataaatgaaatgacaTAGAGGAGAGTCACAAAGAAGTCAGTCAGTGTGGCAATAAACTGATAAATTCCTCTATTGCTACCTTGTTTGCGTCCATTTGCCTCGGAGTGGCTTGACGCGGACCGACTGACGGACGTGCGGTGGCAAAAGGCTTTGTCGTGTTTTCCTCTGTGATTAGATAAATGTACTGTTCTATTTGCAATACTCATCGAGGACAAATCatctcaaggtgtgtgtgtgtgtgtgtgtgtgtgtgtgtgtgtgtgtgtgtgtgtgtgtgtgtgtgtgtgtgtgtgtgtgtgtgtctgtgtgtctgtgtgtacgtacgtacaTACGTACGCGTGTACGTTtacgtgtgcgtacgtgcgcgtcgagtgtgcgtgcgtgttggtgCTTCAGGGCCTCAGAGACAATAGTCGCCCTTTGGCATCCATCACTTCCTCTTCCCATCAGCGGCTCGCTGGAGAGACGTGACCCCGTCGCCTTCTGGGGGAATCTACAACAGACGGGGCACTAATCCCCCGGCCGACCGGCATGGTCGCGTTTTCAATTGAGACAGAAGTATCATTCATTTCCCGCAATTTACTtctcccccccctacccccaccccctacccctTGTTTAAAATTGTCTATTGATTTTAATGTTTACTTATAGAGggacaggaagggggggggggggggggagcccagAACAAACAGAACGCAGAACATGGCTGCCGTCGACGTGTTCAACTGGCAGCGGCTGCGATCGATCACAGAGTCTCTCACAATGTATTAAAGAGTGCGTTGGGTCAAACGCATCGGGTCTCGGGCTGAAACACAAATCAATACCATTTTCCTTTTTgttctcccccccttctcccctcccccccttccttctctccctacCCTTCCCCCAGTAATGAACAAACATGACAAGGCATCAGCTCCTGTAATttgagaggtgggggagaatTCATCCTGCCTGTCGAGTGTGATCAAAATTAAAGATTAGTGCCATAtgggcacgcacacatgcacacaaacaaggatatacataaacacacacacacacattacacacacacacacacacacacacacacacacacacacacacacactcatgcaaacagacagacaggtgcatgcacacacagacacgggtTTCATGAGAGAGCCGTATTTGTCAATATCGCATAATTGAAAATTCATATTGAGGTGCTGCTCTTTCTTCAACACACCGAGCCTCAGGACGTTTTGGGTAAACAAATGGTTTACATGGGGAAATCTGAACAGATTCAAAGCAAATTCTACCCGCAGAAAGGTTGTTTGCCTGTGCGAAGGCCGAACATTGGAAATTGGGTTTTAGGGCCAGAGATGCCTGTCAGTGTGGATTTCGAACACGAGAAAGAGAAATACAAATTTAATAAAGTACGCTCCTTTCTTTGGTATTCAGTGTCAACATTTTGAAAAGCTTGCATTCCCccaaaaaacaagacaaacatcTCTTTACGACGCCTTTACTAAGTCCTGGTTCGTCCTGTGTCTGACGCACTTCCAACTGAGGCAGTTGGCAACAAGGTATACacagtagtatatatatatatatatatatatatatatatatatatagactgcAGCATTTCCATTAAAAATTAAGTCAAGCAATACGCCTAAATGAACTCAATAGCCACATGACAAAAAACCCTCTTAAAACGGCTTAATGGAACAATTCCGCAGTCAATTGCTGTAAGGCTTTTTATGGCGTTAATTGGCTTATCAGCAGAAAACGAACTTTTAGAAGCGAGGAGTATAGCTCTATTCCAGTGTCCCTACCGTTCTTGGATAGACGAGTGTCCCAGAGGCGGCGGGCTCCTGGAGGAAGAGGGCCCCGGGATGGACCACGCCTTCTCCACAGGGGTCCCTGTCTGACCCTTCTCTCCGCGACAACTCCTTTGAGCCTCAGGGGACAACCCGGTCGCCGTTGAACCTGACTGCGactggaggaggtcagaggtcaaatggGGGTCGAGAGGGTCTTATGTCTGACTGaatatttgttttatataaaacaatatttgaCATGCCTCGTTCATGCATCTACCAAACCTCAGAGAGTTTCATCAAATGATGGCAGACATTACAGATAATAAGTATATTTAAGTTAGAACTCACCTCAGCTAACTCGGGCCGGTAGCTTCCCAGCAAAGACGAATCTAGGGCAATAACTATATTTAGAAGTATGGAAgagtattatttattattaatatttcctTCCAGAACAAACAGAAAATGGAGAAAGAAAGTTTTTCTTATTATAcctgtatgtgagtgagtgagtgagtgagtgagtgagtgagtgagtgagtgagtgagtgagtgagtgagtgagtgagtgtgttcgCAGGCTCACCAGGGTGATCTGCTGTGTAGCGGGCAGAGCCAAAGCGATGCAGGACGCTATCTCTAGTAGGAGAGACAGGCTGGTAGGAGGGTGACTCCGAGAAGGAAACATCGCTGTGAAACGGAACCTAGCGAGGCCATCACACACAATAGGAGACCGTCAAAATGGCTCTTCGATTTCCACCCATCCCCACACCATCGGAAGTCGAGTTGTAATCAATGCAGAAATATTACGAGGCACTGCGAGGCGGTTCTGGCAGATGGTATTTGCATCTTTCATTCTCTCtatacataaaaacaaaatctcTTACAGTCCCGGAAGGGCATCTTTCAACTTTACTATCGTAGAGAAATATCTAAACGATACCTTGGGCAAACAGAAAGGAATTAAGAAGCGGCGCTGCAGTCTGGAATATCAATTACGGACGAAAGAAAAGAAGACCAAAACACAACAGCGAAACAAAGCTTCAGTAAGTCTTACTTACTTTGCTAAATGCAATAACAATCGCTGGGCATTAATCACGATACATCACCGCTACGGGGGAGATAGGGCCGCTACTTAAGAGGCTACTTttctccctgctccccctct
It includes:
- the dnttip2 gene encoding deoxynucleotidyltransferase terminal-interacting protein 2 isoform X2, which encodes MVATRRGVLVCSPVKTKTNSDESPDVPATPSTAHRTRRAAKQSQNSEEESRNQPRESSVESIPSSQNRRPLRRCTKHSRLHSPPQPSTPADSDMESGCSALSDSEPQPHSTKNMDGKAQPPPTTSQEGEAGSEAESCSSPASEKRRTRRSIRARKTPEKPCTSQSDLGEQEASAQRATRSTRRSTRTRASAKTPGEYSELSDADSCASGFAEGPPSTVRATRSARRAPLSQPIPLHLDAASEGSQSPARRTRGRPRASDLSCDSEGFESGPSTPSRRSTRVGARSAAATDSDSEVLQATLVQSREARLSVVLERVVAAEPGEGPLNESTLEDTVVEDKTVTLAEDEELELGEEDATNADVKSVCDAPEAAETIRVGQEGSVAVSVAPGDSAMEDAAAEAPPSTEGIEGGVSGENEDVTSSAGGEVTADDQQTEEEPPTTQEAPPTTQEAPPTTQEAPPTTQEEPPTTQEEPPTTQEEPPTTQEETPTTQEVTPTTQEELPQEQEVPPSVQEETEAASKPIEIEDMEVDASDKEARQEEGSDQAIVPEAEQAEDPPIQVTSSQEPKVKVEPFPEPAPQRPDVVVQQKTAVISLLDSSEEEEDDEEVGDDCVIQEEDDDDKVEIVERAGPSALPDAAGAGGLFMIDTRPGQEADLQYLKEGGEEEDEDEEEDFVDEEGEDDDDEYNRMLFYNGNPQTKECSTRIDPGLRAKELGGLYINFDGSKSKPVSNSLRNLKDPKIQDEAMKNSVLGPEFEKQSAAPAYNEAKRSLKLKRKEERDKSTGDGWFNMKAPELTPELKADLKVIKMRGALDPKRFYKKSDRDGLPKFFQVATVMDSHVDFFHSRLPKKDRKRTMAEELMADSEFRRKNKKKYLEIMAEKTAAAAGRSKKKRFSQKKPAAV
- the dnttip2 gene encoding deoxynucleotidyltransferase terminal-interacting protein 2 isoform X1 — encoded protein: MVATRRGVLVCSPVKTKTNSDESPDVPATPSTAHRTRRAAKQSQNSEEESRNQPRESSVESIPSSQNRRPLRRCTKHSRLHSPPQPSTPADSDMESGCSALSDSEPQPHSTKNMDGKAQPPPTTSQEGEAGSEAESCSSPASEKRRTRRSIRARKTPEKPCTSQSDLGEQEASAQRATRSTRRSTRTRASAKTPGEYSELSDADSCASGFAEGPPSTVRATRSARRAPLSQPIPLHLDAASEGSQSPARRTRGRPRASDLSCDSEGFESGPSTPSRRSTRVGARSAAATDSDSEVLQATLVQSREARLSVVLERVVAAEPGEGPLNESTLEDTVVEDKTVTLAEDEELELGEEDATNADVKSVCDAPEAAETIRVGQEGSVAVSVAPGDSAMEDAAAEAPPSTEGIEGGVSGENEDVTSSAGGEVTADDQQTEEEPPTTQEAPPTTQEAPTTTQEAPPTTQEAPPTTQEAPPTTQEAPPTTQEEPPTTQEEPPTTQEEPPTTQEETPTTQEVTPTTQEELPQEQEVPPSVQEETEAASKPIEIEDMEVDASDKEARQEEGSDQAIVPEAEQAEDPPIQVTSSQEPKVKVEPFPEPAPQRPDVVVQQKTAVISLLDSSEEEEDDEEVGDDCVIQEEDDDDKVEIVERAGPSALPDAAGAGGLFMIDTRPGQEADLQYLKEGGEEEDEDEEEDFVDEEGEDDDDEYNRMLFYNGNPQTKECSTRIDPGLRAKELGGLYINFDGSKSKPVSNSLRNLKDPKIQDEAMKNSVLGPEFEKQSAAPAYNEAKRSLKLKRKEERDKSTGDGWFNMKAPELTPELKADLKVIKMRGALDPKRFYKKSDRDGLPKFFQVATVMDSHVDFFHSRLPKKDRKRTMAEELMADSEFRRKNKKKYLEIMAEKTAAAAGRSKKKRFSQKKPAAV